CCTTGTGGCCTCCGGGGCGGTCGAGCACCCCGGTGCGCACGGCGGCCGCCCGCAGGAGCTCGGTGAGCAGGGCGGCGAGGAAGAGCGCGGCGGCTGTGGCCACGAGTCCGTACAACATGCGTCAGGCCAGTGCGGGTGCGCTGGAGCCGGCCGGTTCCGCCTGCGGTACGGGGATCCCGCCCGGGGCGGGCACCGCGCACTCGGCGCGCGCTTCGGCGATCGTCGCGTCGAGGATGTCGTCGAGCGTGCGGCGCGGCCGCCAGCCGGTGAGGGCGGTCAGCCGGGCGGTGTCGGGGAGCCGCCGCTCCATGTCCTCGAAGCCGGTGGGGTACGCCTGCGCGTACGGCACCAACTCGACCGGGGACGGCGACCCGCTGCGCCTCACGATGCGCGCGGCGAGATCGGCGATGGTCGTCTCCTCGGCGGTGCCGATGTTGAACGCCTGGCCGACCGCGGCCGGTTCGTCGAGGAGGCGCAGCAGCGCGTCCACCACGTCGGCGACGTGCGCGAAGCACCGCCGCTGGCTGCCGTCGCCGTGCACCGTCAGCGGCTCGCCCGCGACGGCCTGGCGGACCAGGCGCGGGACGACCATGCCGTACGCCGGGGACTGGCGCGGTCCGACGGTGTTGAAGAGCCGCACCACCGTGGTGGGCAGGCCCAGTTCACGGTGGTAGGCGAAGGCGAGGATCTCGTCGACGGCCTTGGCGGTGGAGTACGACCAGCGGGCGATCGACGTCGCGCCGAGGATGCGGTCGGAGGTCTCGGTGAGGGGGCCCGCCGCGTTCTTGCCGTAGATCTCCGAGGTGGAGGCGAGCAGGATCGGGCGGCCGTGGCGGTGCGCGGCCTCGATGACGTTCTCGGTGCCGCGGACGTTCGTGCGGAACGAGGTGAGCGGCTGCTCGACGATCAGCTTGACGCCGACCGCGGCAGCGAGGTGGACCACCCGGTCGCAGCGGCCGGTGAGTTCGTCGACGATGCGCCCGTCGAGGACGGAGCCGCGGATGAAGCGGAGGCGCGGGTTCGGCCACGCCTCGTCGAGGTTGGCCCGGCTGCCGGTCGACAGGTCGTCGA
The sequence above is drawn from the Streptomyces sp. NBC_01465 genome and encodes:
- a CDS encoding NAD-dependent epimerase/dehydratase family protein, giving the protein MKPLTYLVTGGAGFIGSHLTDALLAQGHTVVVLDDLSTGSRANLDEAWPNPRLRFIRGSVLDGRIVDELTGRCDRVVHLAAAVGVKLIVEQPLTSFRTNVRGTENVIEAAHRHGRPILLASTSEIYGKNAAGPLTETSDRILGATSIARWSYSTAKAVDEILAFAYHRELGLPTTVVRLFNTVGPRQSPAYGMVVPRLVRQAVAGEPLTVHGDGSQRRCFAHVADVVDALLRLLDEPAAVGQAFNIGTAEETTIADLAARIVRRSGSPSPVELVPYAQAYPTGFEDMERRLPDTARLTALTGWRPRRTLDDILDATIAEARAECAVPAPGGIPVPQAEPAGSSAPALA